The Paenibacillus thermoaerophilus nucleotide sequence CCGGAAGGTGGAATACTCAACTTTCGGACGACATGTAGCAGTGGACGCTTGGGGCGTTGATTTCGACAAAATCAATAACGCCGAATGGTTGCAATCACAAATGGTTGAAGCGGCAGAAGCTTGCGGAGCGACAGTATTGTCTGTGCAATCCAAGCAATTCGAACCTCAAGGCGCTACCGTGCTCGTGCTCTTGTCGGAAAGCCATCTCTCGATTCATACGTATCCTGAACGCGGGTTTGCGGCCATCGACTGCTACACGTGCGGGGAGACGGTGGATCCTCAATTGGCCATCGACTATCTGGTCTCCGTGCTGAAACCGGAACGCACGTTCGCGAAGAAACTCGTTCGCGGTATTGGCGAGATGCAAGTGGTCGAGCCCGAAATGAAGCAAGCCGCAACCGTGTAATGCCGAACGGATAACAACCGCCCGAGGCGGCTGACGATAGCCATGGATCAAGCCGATCCGTGGCTATTTTTGCGTGGGCGGACAGCGCGGCAAGGCTCGGGGCAAGCCGGATTCGGATCGGCAGATCCGGAGCCGTTCGTGCCACGGACGGCCTATACCGGCAGGTTCTTGCGGCTCAAGGCATGCGGCGCGTGTCATAAACTTTTCATAAATGAGCACATAGGGCTTGTCGAAATGTGATATAATGAGTTCTGAATTCATATGGCGGATTGAACCTCAAGATAAACGCAAAGGCAGGTGAGACGCATGCACGTATTGGCGGTAGGGCTGAATTACCGGACGGCTCCGGTGGAGATCCGCGAGAAGTTTGCGATTGCTCCCGAGCAACTTCCCGAAGCGCTGGAGAAGCTCAAAGCGACCAAAAGCGTGATGGAATGCGTCATCGTCGGCACCTGCAACCGGATGGAAATCTATGCGGTCGTCGACCGGCTGTACATGTGCGGAGCGTTTATCCGCGGGTTTATGGAAAAATGGTTCGGCGTGCCCCGCGCGGACATCGCTCCCTTCCTATATATATACGAGGATGAACGAGCCGTGGAGCATCTGTTCCGGGTCACGTGCGGACTCGATTCGATGGTGCTCGGCGAGACGCAGATTCTCGGCCAGGTGCGCAGCGCGTTTTTGACGGCCCAGGCGGAAGGCACGACCGGTACGATGTTTAATACGATTTTCAAGCAAGCGATCACGCTGGCCAAGCGGGCGCACGCGGAGACGGGCATCGGAGAAAACCCGGTGTCGGTCAGCTACGCGGCTGTGGAATTGGGCAAGCAAATATTCGGCGACTACAAAGGCAAAACGGTGCTGATTATCGGCGCGGGCAAGATGGGCGAGCTGACGATCAAGCATTTGCGGGCCGGAGGAGCGGATCGGGTGCTGGTGGTCAACCGGACGCTGTCCCGGGCCGAAGATCTCGCGGCCAAGGTCGGCGGCCAGGCCGTGCCGTGGAGCCGGCTGGAGGAAGCGCTGGCGGACAGCGACGTCGTCATCAGTTCGACCGGCGCCGAAGGACTGGTGCTGTCCGCTTCCCAGGTCAAGCGGGCGACGGCGCGGCGCGCCGGACGCCAGTTGTTCATGATCGATATCGCGGTGCCGCGCGACCTTGATCCTGCGATCGGCGAGCTGTCCGACGTATTTTTGTACGACATCGACGACCTCCAGCAGATCGTTGACGGCAACCTGGCGGAACGGCGCAAGCAATCGCTGCAGATCGAGGGCATGATCGCCTCGGAGCTGGAGGCTTACCGCCAATGGCTCAAGATGCTTGGCGTCACGCCGCTGATCCGCGCGCTTCAAGAGAAGTCGCACATGATTTTCGAAGAGACGATGGACGACCTGGATCACAAGCTTCCGGGTCTTAGCGATCACGAGCGGAAGCTGATCCGCAAGCTGACCAAAAGCATCGTCAACCAGATGCTGAAGGATCCGATTCTGCGCATCAAAGAGATGGCCGGCGAAAAAGGAAGCGATGAGGCGCTCCGGATATTTACCGAACTGTTCGCGCTTGAGCAGCGGGTAGCGGAGCTGGAGGCGGAGATGAATCCCGCCAAAGCCGCGCGGGCCTCGTCGTCCGCCCAACCGGTCCAGACGAGAGAAGCCGTGACGCGGCGGACGATGCCGTTGATGCGGTCTCCGGAACCGGCCCTGCAATCTTAAAGACCTGCCGGACGCAGTGGGAGGTCGGCTGATGTGACCAGATGGTGGCTGTACGATCTGATTTTGTACGCGTATGCCCTAAGCCTGTTGTTTCATTTCGCGGACGTGGCGGGTGACCGCCGCGGGGCGAAAAACATGGGTTTGGGGCTTCTCGTATTTGTGTGGCTGCTGCAAACTCTTTTTTTTGTTCATCGGCTGTGGCAGATCGGCATCGGGCCGATCTTTTCCTGGTTTGAGACGATATTCATGCTGTCCTGGCTGCTCGTATCGATCTCGCTGACGATGCGTCTGCAAAAGCAGAGAAGCGTGCTGCTGCTGGGCTTGAACATGATCGCTTTCACCTTGCTCGCTGCCGGGCGGTTTGCTTCCGGGGACGGAGCGGCCGCGTCCCAAGGATTCGGATCGTACGGCTGGCTGCTGGCCGTCCATATCGCGGTCGCTCTGGGCAGCTACGCCTCCTTCACCGTCTCCGCGATCGCATCCGTCTTGTATATCTATTTGTTCCGGCGGCTGAAGGACAAGCGCTGGTCGTCCTTTCTCAAACGGCTGCCCGGTCTGGAGCAGGTGGAACGGCTCAACTCCAGATCGACGGCGGCCGGCGTCGGGCTGCTCGCCTGTTCGCTGGCGATCGGAATGGCTGGGCTTGTGGGCGAAGGGCAGGCGGGAAGCAGTCTCGACTGGAAGACCGTTCTGTCGCTGGCGTTGCTGGCGGGATACGGCTGGCAGTTCGTTCAACGGCGGAGACGGGTTTGGTCGGGGCTGCGGCTTGCCGTATGGAACGTAAGCATGTACGCTATGCTTGGGCTGAATTTTATCGTCTCGAACCGGCTGTCCGACTGGCACCGGTGGCAGTAGGAGGTCTCCCCCATGATGGAGAACGGCTGGGTGCCGGTTTTGCTGCGGCTAAACGGCAAACGCGTCGTCGCGATAGGGGGCGGGCCGGCGGCCGAACGCAAGTTGGCGCCGCTGCTGGAGGCGGGCGCGTCGGTCGGAATCGTCAGTCCGAAGCTGACGCCGGGGCTGCGCCAAGCCGCTGACGAAGGCCGTCTGGACTGGCAGGAGCGCCGTTACCGCCACGGCGATCTCGCGCAGGCGGAGCTCGCCGTCATCGCAACGGGTGTTCCGTCGGTAGACGAAGCGGCGCGGCTGGAGGCGGCCGAGCGCGGAGCGTGGGTGCTGGACGCGGCGGCAGGAGAATGCGGCGATCTGATGCTTCCGGCCGTCGCGAGGAAAGGCAGGCTGACGCTGGCGGTATCGACGCTCGGTGCAAGTCCGGGCGTCGCGGCCCGGCTCGCCCGGGAGCTGGCGGACGGACTTGCCGGTGACTGGCCGGAGGTGCTGAACGCACTGGCGAGGATTCGGGACATCGTGAAAAGGAACGTACCCGCCGGGGACACGCGCCGGCGTCTCCTGCGGGCGTTCGACGCCGATGCCGCAAGGTGGTGGTTAAGGACGTACGGCGGAGATGACGCGTCGTTCGCCCGTTTGGAGCATGAGACCAGAACCGACCCGGAGCGGCTGATTGCCGCCATTCAAGACAATCCGGACGGATCGGGACAGAGATAAGGAGGAACGCCCGTGCGCACGATTGTAGTGGGCTCGCGACAGAGCGCGCTGGCTTTGACCCAGACAGGACAAGTCGTCGATCGGCTCAAAGCGGAACTGGAGTCGATGGGGATCGAATGCCAGATTGAAATCAAAAAAATCGTCACCAAAGGCGACCGGATTCTCGACGTCACCTTGTCCAAGGTCGGCGGCAAAGGCTTGTTCGTCAAGGAAATCGAACAGGCGATGCTGGACGGGGAGATCGACATCGCCGTTCACAGCATGAAGGACATGCCTTCCGAGCTGCCGGACGGATTGACGATCGGCGCCGTGCCGGAGCGGGAGGA carries:
- the speD gene encoding adenosylmethionine decarboxylase gives rise to the protein MEYSTFGRHVAVDAWGVDFDKINNAEWLQSQMVEAAEACGATVLSVQSKQFEPQGATVLVLLSESHLSIHTYPERGFAAIDCYTCGETVDPQLAIDYLVSVLKPERTFAKKLVRGIGEMQVVEPEMKQAATV
- the hemA gene encoding glutamyl-tRNA reductase, yielding MHVLAVGLNYRTAPVEIREKFAIAPEQLPEALEKLKATKSVMECVIVGTCNRMEIYAVVDRLYMCGAFIRGFMEKWFGVPRADIAPFLYIYEDERAVEHLFRVTCGLDSMVLGETQILGQVRSAFLTAQAEGTTGTMFNTIFKQAITLAKRAHAETGIGENPVSVSYAAVELGKQIFGDYKGKTVLIIGAGKMGELTIKHLRAGGADRVLVVNRTLSRAEDLAAKVGGQAVPWSRLEEALADSDVVISSTGAEGLVLSASQVKRATARRAGRQLFMIDIAVPRDLDPAIGELSDVFLYDIDDLQQIVDGNLAERRKQSLQIEGMIASELEAYRQWLKMLGVTPLIRALQEKSHMIFEETMDDLDHKLPGLSDHERKLIRKLTKSIVNQMLKDPILRIKEMAGEKGSDEALRIFTELFALEQRVAELEAEMNPAKAARASSSAQPVQTREAVTRRTMPLMRSPEPALQS
- a CDS encoding cytochrome C assembly family protein, with product MTRWWLYDLILYAYALSLLFHFADVAGDRRGAKNMGLGLLVFVWLLQTLFFVHRLWQIGIGPIFSWFETIFMLSWLLVSISLTMRLQKQRSVLLLGLNMIAFTLLAAGRFASGDGAAASQGFGSYGWLLAVHIAVALGSYASFTVSAIASVLYIYLFRRLKDKRWSSFLKRLPGLEQVERLNSRSTAAGVGLLACSLAIGMAGLVGEGQAGSSLDWKTVLSLALLAGYGWQFVQRRRRVWSGLRLAVWNVSMYAMLGLNFIVSNRLSDWHRWQ
- a CDS encoding precorrin-2 dehydrogenase/sirohydrochlorin ferrochelatase family protein; amino-acid sequence: MMENGWVPVLLRLNGKRVVAIGGGPAAERKLAPLLEAGASVGIVSPKLTPGLRQAADEGRLDWQERRYRHGDLAQAELAVIATGVPSVDEAARLEAAERGAWVLDAAAGECGDLMLPAVARKGRLTLAVSTLGASPGVAARLARELADGLAGDWPEVLNALARIRDIVKRNVPAGDTRRRLLRAFDADAARWWLRTYGGDDASFARLEHETRTDPERLIAAIQDNPDGSGQR